One Bemisia tabaci chromosome 4, PGI_BMITA_v3 genomic window, CTTAGTGCTTACTTTGATCtgcctttgaaaaatattctgctatgattcccaaaaaaatgtgcatCCCCAAGGACTGCATTATATGAAGAATAAAATTGCAGGAATATAAGGCGCTTACCACTGGCCGATCTCTGTTAGATCGCATAATGAGTCCGTCATTTTCAATGTAGTCAGGTACATCCTTCCTATCACTAAAGTTGAACACGACAGTGTTTTGTTGATGATGCCATGGTTTTTTCTCCCATAATCCACCTGATTTCAGCTCATTTTCACTGGGATCAGAGCTAACACTATTACATCCCCGAGGATGTGCACTGATTTCAACCGGAACAGTATTAGATACACGACTCGGCAACGTTTTGAACGCGACAACAACCTTGCTCACTGGTTGTTCTATAGACTTCACCTCGTTGAtaagatttttctctttttcttgacTTGTTAGGTGATTTTGTTTCATATTATTTGGTAAATTTATCTGTCGACTAGAGACAATGGGCCGAATCACTCCAACTTGTTTCATGTGAGTAACAGGGGTACTGTTGACGGGACTAACTTTTGATTCTGGTGATACATCATTCTGAATTTTCGGGGGCGAAACGGGGGATGTTGGCTGAGGCGAAACAATAACGGTTGGCACTTCTTTTTGCGGCTCACTAGGTGATGCTGGAAGGTAAGATTTAGGCGAGTTATTGGAGTCTTtgtcattttctttgaatttgaaaCAAAGAGAGGTACCTCCTTTTCGAATATTCTCTAAGGCGTCCTTTGAGACTACTTTGTCTGGACTCAGTCTTTCATGGCTCTCATCAGTGGAAGACTCATCGTCATCATCAGTGCACTTTGATGAAACTGATTCAGATGGTTTGACCGTCACAGTTTCATCATTAATTTCAGGAATATTTACAGGTGATTTCAAGACAGGTTTTGAAACCATAGGATTAGTTGGAATGAATTTTAATGTTGAAGTATGGATATTAGATCTATTCACGTGAtttgaatttgttatttttggaGGGGGAGTGAACTTACGCAACTGATTTTGATGTAATTTTTCTGGACTAGGCTTCGGAGAAAGATTTGGTTTAGAGAGAGGTACAGGCTTTTCacctttcataatttgtttacTAATAGCAGCAGGGCTTGATACACTGTTAGACTGGACCACTTCACTGGGCTTGGCGACTTTGTTGATTTTCAATTTCGCTGGCTTCTTATCAGTTGAAGTGGGCTCGAACAATTTGACTGTTTGTTTCACCACATCTGGAGGGGGAAGCTCCGTTTTTTCAAGAGGAGGGTTGTCAATACCATTCTCAATTTGTGGAACCTTTTCAAGGATAACAAGATCTTTAGTGCCGTTTAATTCGTGACACTTGTCGTTCAATAATGGAGTGGTTTTGATATCACGCATTTCACTGCCATTAGTATCCGCATGCACCAGGGTTTCCATAGATTGAGCACGCTTCAGACTATCATTACGTGTCATGGAATTTGCAGTACTCTTGTAGCAATTCTTACTAGAAGGATTCGAAGATTTAGAGTATTTATTGAAACATTTTAGATTATTTACAGTCTTAGGTGGGGGCGCCTCTTCGTCCAGCATATTTTCCAAGCTCGTTGCTCGCCTCAGATTATTCAGCGACGGTCGGACTCCATACTTCTGGTTTTCACGCAACGTCATGCTCAAATATTTAGTTTTCAATTTGTTGACGATACCTGGGCCGTACTGGAACTCCTCGCTCGAGTCGGAGTGCGAATCCACATTGTCGCTGAGGTTCTTGACTTGAGCCCCGCTGCAAACAGAGCGGCTCCTGAGCATGCTCGGTCTCTTGGGCACAGACCTGAGCTTGGGGACGGGTAATCCATTGGAATTTTTGCTGAATTTCTTATCACTGGTCCTACACACGAATTCACAGCGCACATCACTGATCACTCCACTGTTCCTGTTCACCATGATGTCACCGGTGCACTCGTCGAGAATCCTCATCGTGCTTTGGAAACTTCATGAAAATTCGCGTGAGGTTGAGTCGGTCGCAAGGAGCTGCGACTAGGGATGCTGACCGAGTCGAAACTGCGCGAGGAAACAAACTTAGACGAGGAGATAGTGGCTTGGCCCCTACCTCGATAACCGACGCGGAGGCAGACGTTCGTTCTCGCTGCTGATAACCCGGAGGACTGAGGTGGTGGAGGAGCAAGGGCCCGGCCACTGGCCCGCTTTCGTAGGATCAACTCCCTCTTCCATTGAGGAATGTTTACATCAGGTCGTCCACTTTCCTCACCGGTAGTCGCCATACTGGTCCGCCAGCAAACAGCCAACACCGAGTCTCTACGTACTTACTCGCGCTACAAGCTCACTCCATCGCCGACTGCCAGCCTATTCACATCGCCGGGAAGATAACTCCACCGATGGCATTTTTATCTTCCAATAATGCTGACGCGTCGAATTAAATGCAGCACCATGCCGCGATCCGAGAGGGAAAAATCCACAAGTACTTGTAAACACACTTGAAACCGACAGGGACATGACTGAAAAAGCCTCGCTGGATTCGCACTGCTCGTCTACTCGAAAGATTTAACTGCAAGAATTTAAGACTAAAAGCTAGACACGGGAGTGAGATCAATCGTTACGGAGTTTAATTTGTTTCCCGATAAGTTTCCGAACTTTTTCGAGCACTTTGGTTTCGCGTCACTCCGTCTGCTTTTCATTGGATGTCCCCATTTCGCTTCACGCAACGCTGCGCGAAAGTACGGCTAGCGCTATCTCTCGGACTTTCGCGGAAGCATTAATCAATACATTACTGCAATGAGAGGTTGCGATTTCCGACACTGTTGCCGCTTCGTCGAGATGCATGGCACTtgagtgcgaaaccacgtatctccgttttgccatagagaaaaaaaaggaggtgtttgcatttcgggcatcttggaatattttgatgacttgatgacgtaggtgggtacagtgtgaaggggacgtccctgtacccagctgtacccacttacgtcatcaagtcatcaaaatattccaagatgcccgaaatgcaaacacctccttttttttctctatgccgttttgcgacgttgcagacttcctgtcctactatttgttttctcttgaaaattagtcaacgttatttcttgaaaaactcaTGGACTTATCTTCTCGGTTAACATAATAATCTATATGAAGTtcaaagtttaaagtttacttgTTCCTTTTCGAAAAGATGaaatagaagcggaaattttgaatgacTGCAGTGTTTatacgtagtttcgcactttggccatcaacatatgatttatttcagaaaataaaagagCATACTACATTATAATGTCGCGAACAtgtcattttcatttaatttttttaaatcgagcaTAAGTATTAATGATTGAAATCGAAATTATTTTCATCTAGATGCAGCCTACATTATTtcatgtgggggggggggggggggcacagcaAAGCATAATGtggaattttctctaaaatatgtACCAAACTTTAGTTCCAAACATAGTTTCACCATTGCACCTAGGAAATCAAATACGCGAATTTAGGCTTGTGAGATGTTgtaatgatgaaaaatttgcaccTAAACGTCAAAATTGGTTTTCCCAAAGAGGGATAAAATAATCTAAACAAAGGAAGACGCATTAACGGAGGTAAATGGAATTTCTGCGTTGGACGGCGATGTTGTAATACGATTATCcctcaaaaaatgttcaatgtCGCGTTTAAAATCAGTAatggtttacttcatcggcacgATAGGAAACTATAGAAATAAGTTAAGGTATAAGAGAAACAATCGAAGCTTCACTAATCGTTGCATGCGACGGATACTCAACGAATTTCATTACAACGccctgatgcaactattcgggctccatggatgcccgtgttgcatacgcacgaagatgaaggcgttttgcagGCACTAACCGCATCGCCAGCGACACTCGGTGGTGCTAGTCAATGACAGGAGTCGAATCTGACTCGGGGAAATTCTCCGACGAAATTTCGTCGACGAAATAGGGCAAAATTAAGCTCTCAGTATTAAGGTTTAAGAAGTGGTTTCGttgattttcttgtaaaatttcccCTAAAAAGCACCCAGCACAATTTATGATGTCAAGACATTAGcatcaaaatttactgttttggtcgaaaatttcatttccaaCCTTTCTGAAAGTCTCGCGTATTGTGCAGCAGGCTTAACTGCAAGGCTCAAAAATCACAGAGTGCGTGTAATTCTTCATGTATCTTCAACAACATTGCAGGTGTGAATAATTTCTCTACAAATTATTCTTAGCACATCCCGCTATCAAAACTGTTAAGCACAAAATATATTCACATCCTACGCCTGTATGAAACTATTCATGCTGGAGGCGATATCTTTGTGGTATAAACGAAGTATTAAAGTAGTCTCTGtcattttggatcctcgcagtAAAGCCGGTCGTTGCAGCGCCGCTATTAAAGCGATGAGTGTCTCGACTGTCAAAACTCCTTCACTTccttgcgtatgcaacacgaacgtccatggagcccgaataatTGCATCCAGAAGTTATAAAGTATGGCAAGACCGTTTCAGGgccatttcagaaaaattaaagggCTCATCTCAACATAATAGTATTTATTTTCGCTGA contains:
- the bif gene encoding uncharacterized protein bif; this encodes MRILDECTGDIMVNRNSGVISDVRCEFVCRTSDKKFSKNSNGLPVPKLRSVPKRPSMLRSRSVCSGAQVKNLSDNVDSHSDSSEEFQYGPGIVNKLKTKYLSMTLRENQKYGVRPSLNNLRRATSLENMLDEEAPPPKTVNNLKCFNKYSKSSNPSSKNCYKSTANSMTRNDSLKRAQSMETLVHADTNGSEMRDIKTTPLLNDKCHELNGTKDLVILEKVPQIENGIDNPPLEKTELPPPDVVKQTVKLFEPTSTDKKPAKLKINKVAKPSEVVQSNSVSSPAAISKQIMKGEKPVPLSKPNLSPKPSPEKLHQNQLRKFTPPPKITNSNHVNRSNIHTSTLKFIPTNPMVSKPVLKSPVNIPEINDETVTVKPSESVSSKCTDDDDESSTDESHERLSPDKVVSKDALENIRKGGTSLCFKFKENDKDSNNSPKSYLPASPSEPQKEVPTVIVSPQPTSPVSPPKIQNDVSPESKVSPVNSTPVTHMKQVGVIRPIVSSRQINLPNNMKQNHLTSQEKEKNLINEVKSIEQPVSKVVVAFKTLPSRVSNTVPVEISAHPRGCNSVSSDPSENELKSGGLWEKKPWHHQQNTVVFNFSDRKDVPDYIENDGLIMRSNRDRPVLGGPHETGIIYLGRRRASSEESSTDNEIENDNENESDAFACEEVTRCSVTFIGDNVLINGKSNLKKHAKREKLRIQFKDETTTYEYVSESSLLEDLSPSPIPTCGQSSPSVPSVIGNVSSLSSYTPSKAQLGNQDFQLGVTRASSAVHSTVNVPSSPAQSDQSKTESDYLKPAEDNETLTWSEGQSADLLF